ACAAGAGAAAAACGCATAAAGGAAATCATTACAAAGTTGGCAAACGGTGAAAAACTCCACTAAAATTTCAGTTACGGATGTTACTATTCGTTAGAACAATTCATTTAAGGTGTTAAACCGGACATACCGATATAACCTGGTAAATTTTGAATTCGACTCATCCACTCTCGTATCGATTTATATCCTGATAAACTAACATTGCCTTGACGAGAAAGTGCGATGTAAGGATATATGGCAATATCAGCGATGGTAATCTTATTTGTCGCCAACCATTGGAATTCTGATAATTGTTTTTCTAAAACATTCAGAAGACTTGTTGTTACAGCTTTGGCTTCTTCTACATTGATTGGACGTCCTAAAATAAAATGCGCGCGTAGTGCTCCTGGCCCACGGGAAACTTCGTTTGCAGCTATAGATAACCAACTTATAATCTCTGCAGCTTCCGCGGGCTTCTCAGAAAACCAATCGTTACCTCCATAAGCTTTTGCTAAGTATACTAATATAGCTTGGCTATCTCTTAAAACAATATCATTATCTTTTAATACTGGCACTTGGCCAAATGGATTCATCTCCAAGAAGGTAGAAGATTTATGTTCTTTTTCAGGACCGTTAACAATTCGACTTTCATATTTTAAATTCAATAAAGACAACATCAATCTGACTTTGTAACAATTTCCAGACAACTCAAATTCATACAATTCCATCTTAGTCTAAATACTAAAGAAAAGAAGATACAATTGGCAATAATTTCTTCAGTTACATTCAAAGAATTTAACTAGCTGCTTAAATTGCAAAAGGAAGAATTTTTCAATGATTTACAGAATAGATATAAACAAAATAGGCTCAATTCAATTTCAATCAGTAGAAATTATAATGAAAATTACCAACATTATATCTTTTTAGTTATTATCAACGCCTTCCTTTGCTAAACTTAGAACAAAGGAAGGGGTGACTAATATATTTAATATCAATTCATATCATCAATTTTAATATCATTTGGCGAAGCTCTACCAATTCCAGTTTCAAGTAAATTCTTTAAACTCAAAAGAAACGTTGCCCACTTCATACTACAATGCGCGGTAAACTCAGATTCTCGTTTCCAATCATGATGCCGAAAATAAAGGATTGTCATCTCTTCGCCAGTTGTTGCTTTTCCGAAATTTAAATGGAAATCAACATGAGAACCAATCCAATCAATTGGTCCAGAAACACATTCCCATATCACTTGTTTTGGTGAAATCTCCTGTACTTTCATCTCAATTGCATTCCCGTGACCAAACTCAAAAGTAATCACTTCGCCTATAGCAGAAGCACCACTTGCAAAACTTCCCTCGACATCTTTTGTCCACCAATTAGACAAACCTAATTTGGTGGTCAACGCACTCATTACCTCATTTACGGAAGCCTTAACTCCGATTTTGTGATAAATTCCCATACAACACTCCTTATTTAAAAAGTTTTATTTCTTCTTTGTTAAATCTAGTTACGAAACCAAAAATCTAAGGCTTCCAATACATTGGTCCAACCATGATTATGGTTTTTAATTTCGATATTGCTGATTAATTTTTCGTGAACCAAGGTTACTAATGTTCTTGGCTGTATTGCGGAGACATTTACATCACTTGATTTATTCGATACATCTTTTAATGTAACTGTCACTAGTGTTTCCCTATTCTCCGTTGCATGAGAACACCAAGTAAATACTAATTTATGCGGCTCTTCAATGGTTATATATTCGCCTGTATGAGGGAATATTTTTCCATCTAAACTCATGTTAATTGTAAATTTTCCACCAGGTTTTGGATCAATAAAAACAGATTCAATACCAATATCTTCGCCTGACAAAAACCAACGCGAAAGATGATCTGCATTTAACCATGCTTGAAAAATTCGATTTAAATCTGCATTAATTTCTCTTTCTACTTTTATTACTTGTGGGCTCATGCTCATTCTCCTCTAAAAATGCCTCTAAACTTGCTAATTTATTTGTCCAAAACTCTTGGTGATACAGTATCCAATGACTTGCTTCCTCTAAAGTTTGGTTTTCAAGTTCCAATCGATAACTTCGCCCGTCATCTTGTGCGCGAACTTTTCGAACCAATTTTGCGTCAGTCAATACTTCGATGTGTTTTGCAACACCAGCAAACGACATAGCAAATGGTTCAGCAAGCTCCGAAATACTCAAAGAACCTTTTCTAAGCCTTGCCAACATTTGTCTTCTTGAATGGTCAGCAAGCGCAGCAAACACCTTATTTAATATTTGTTCTTTTTTTTTATATTCAACCATTTGGTATAATATCTAATTTGTTTTTTTTTAGTCAATTATTAAACCATAAAGTTGAATATTTATTTTATGTAATCAACCATGGAATTCTAATAAATAAACCAATTTACATTTGAATAAGATCATGATATATCGGTTATAGTGGAGTTTGTGTGAACTGGATATTACTGTTTCTTGCGGGTTTATTTGAAGTTCTATTTGCTTTTTGTTTAGGAAAGGCAAAGGATTCCATTGGATATTTGGTTTATTATTGGTATTTAGGTTTTTTCGTTTCGCTTTGTATCAGTATGGGTTTATTGATTAAAGTTACCAAGACTCTTCCTATTGGAACAAGCTATGCAGTTTGGACTGGAATTGGCGCAGTAGGAACCATAATTATTGGAATTATTTTTTTCAAAGAGCCAGTGGAATTTTGGAGGCTTTTTTTCCTATCCACTTTGGTGGTATCGATCATAGGACTTAAGTTTCTTTCTCACTAATTCACAAGTTTATCTACCACAAACAATTTCACCTACATGTTCCCAAACTTTTTAGTTAACATTCAAAAACATCTTTTGAATCCATTAGAATTGAAAATGGAAAACATCATCATCGAAAAAGAAGGCAAAAACTACAATTCTTGTAGTTTCAATTGTAACAACAAGAAGGTGATTTTTCGAACAGCGAATAACACTCCCAAGAAAAATGGCCTTTTTGTTACTCTATGGAAAAGAAGTAAAAGTGGTACTATCAAACCGTATCAATATAAAGACCTTTTCCATCTATCAATCATTGAGACAATTTATAATGATCATATTGGATATTTTTTATTTAACAAAGAAATTTTAAATGAAAAAGGGATTCTTTTTGGAAAACAGAAAGGAAAATTAGGGTTCAGAGTTTATCCTCGATGGGACAATCCAAATAACAAACAAGGAATTTTAACTCAAAAATGGCAATCGCCTTTTTTCATCGAAATAAAAGATAAAATTATGACTGACCATGATCATGAGTTTTTAACAGAGATTTTTTAAAATAAAATTAAGAAATGAATGGTTGCCATTAGGATTTCTTGATGTGTCAAGCCAACATCGTCAAACCCCAAATAACATAACGATATGATAGTCTACATTAGATTTTTTCTTTACCAATCCATTCAAATGGAAAGAAAGGAGGAATGAATCAAATTTTCCGCAAAACATTATCCACTCGACACTTTGATTTGGATTGGAATCGACATGTCACAAGTCGAACCTATGAAAGGTTTGCTTACGATGCTCGATGCGAAGTTTTAAGAGAATTTGGTTATCCCATTGAACTAATGTTAAATACTAATATTAGTTATGTTCCTGGTTCCACTAATGTAAGATTCCTAAACCAACAATTTGTAAATTCCGAAATGACAGTTGAATCGGAAGTTTATGGTATGAATGATGGAACCCTCTTGTGGAAACAATCCATTGTAGGTTCCAATGGAAAAAAAGCATGTGAAATTGAAACAACCTCAACATTGGTGAAGGATGAAAAAAAAATCAAAATTCCAGATCTTCCCAAATTAAGTGTCACTCCTTATCAATTTACGATCCACCCAAAACCAACAAATCAAAACATTGTGGAACATGATTATTACATTCCTTTCAGTGATATGAATTGTTTTTGGAATTTACCTTCTGATTCCATTTGGAAAATTTTCGAAGAGGGACGTTTCCTGTTTTTTAAAGAAATTGTAGATCTCAATTTGATCAAAGAAACTGACTCTACTACTTTTTTTATGGGCGGCGAAATACAGATCTATAAACCAATAGAACCAGGAACTCATGTGAAAATCTTAAGTTGGATCGAAAGTTTTGAAAAAATCCGTTTTTATTTCAGACAGGATATTTTAGATTCAAAAGGAAACTTACTTGCAAGTATGAAAGACGAACAGTTGTTTGTTTCACTTTCAAATTCAAGACCAAGACGAGCACCTGCTGCATTTTTTGATAAAATAGAAAGATTTATTGAATGATCGGTATTTTTTGTTTGAGCAGGGTTTCTTCTTCTTCCGTTAACTCCCGGTAACTACCTATAGGAATTGAAGGATCTAACTTTAAATTGCCCATTTTCACTCGTTTTAAATACAAAACTTCTTTGCCCAAACTTTGGAACATCCTCCTGATTTGACGATACTTCCCTTCTTTTAACCAAACAGTGACTATACGAGGTTTTGTTTCATCAGGAATAGCCAGACGAGCAGGTATTGTTTTGTATCCATCATCTAACTCAATTCCAGTTTCAAAACTTAATATATCCTCTTTTGTTACTGGTTCTGAAATTTCTGCAAAGTATTCTTTCTCAACTAAATGTTTTGGAGAAGTATAATAATGAGCCAAAGTTCCATCTGTGGTAAAAAGCAATAGTCCTTCTGTTTCTTTATCCAATCTTCCTACGGGAAACAAATTCATGTTTTGATGCCTTTCACTTAAATAATCCATCACAGTCTTTTCTCGAGGGTCTTCCGTAGCAGTGATACAATCGGGAGCTTTATTCATCATAAAATAATAAAAATCTTTGCGAATCAAAGTTTCGTCATAAAAAACAACTACATCATTGATTGTGATTTTAAA
This genomic interval from Leptospira limi contains the following:
- a CDS encoding glutathione S-transferase family protein; translated protein: MELYEFELSGNCYKVRLMLSLLNLKYESRIVNGPEKEHKSSTFLEMNPFGQVPVLKDNDIVLRDSQAILVYLAKAYGGNDWFSEKPAEAAEIISWLSIAANEVSRGPGALRAHFILGRPINVEEAKAVTTSLLNVLEKQLSEFQWLATNKITIADIAIYPYIALSRQGNVSLSGYKSIREWMSRIQNLPGYIGMSGLTP
- a CDS encoding SRPBCC family protein; this translates as MGIYHKIGVKASVNEVMSALTTKLGLSNWWTKDVEGSFASGASAIGEVITFEFGHGNAIEMKVQEISPKQVIWECVSGPIDWIGSHVDFHLNFGKATTGEEMTILYFRHHDWKRESEFTAHCSMKWATFLLSLKNLLETGIGRASPNDIKIDDMN
- a CDS encoding SRPBCC family protein; the encoded protein is MSPQVIKVEREINADLNRIFQAWLNADHLSRWFLSGEDIGIESVFIDPKPGGKFTINMSLDGKIFPHTGEYITIEEPHKLVFTWCSHATENRETLVTVTLKDVSNKSSDVNVSAIQPRTLVTLVHEKLISNIEIKNHNHGWTNVLEALDFWFRN
- a CDS encoding ArsR/SmtB family transcription factor, producing MVEYKKKEQILNKVFAALADHSRRQMLARLRKGSLSISELAEPFAMSFAGVAKHIEVLTDAKLVRKVRAQDDGRSYRLELENQTLEEASHWILYHQEFWTNKLASLEAFLEENEHEPTSNKSRKRN
- a CDS encoding DMT family transporter encodes the protein MNWILLFLAGLFEVLFAFCLGKAKDSIGYLVYYWYLGFFVSLCISMGLLIKVTKTLPIGTSYAVWTGIGAVGTIIIGIIFFKEPVEFWRLFFLSTLVVSIIGLKFLSH
- a CDS encoding MepB family protein: MENIIIEKEGKNYNSCSFNCNNKKVIFRTANNTPKKNGLFVTLWKRSKSGTIKPYQYKDLFHLSIIETIYNDHIGYFLFNKEILNEKGILFGKQKGKLGFRVYPRWDNPNNKQGILTQKWQSPFFIEIKDKIMTDHDHEFLTEIF
- a CDS encoding acyl-CoA thioesterase, encoding MNQIFRKTLSTRHFDLDWNRHVTSRTYERFAYDARCEVLREFGYPIELMLNTNISYVPGSTNVRFLNQQFVNSEMTVESEVYGMNDGTLLWKQSIVGSNGKKACEIETTSTLVKDEKKIKIPDLPKLSVTPYQFTIHPKPTNQNIVEHDYYIPFSDMNCFWNLPSDSIWKIFEEGRFLFFKEIVDLNLIKETDSTTFFMGGEIQIYKPIEPGTHVKILSWIESFEKIRFYFRQDILDSKGNLLASMKDEQLFVSLSNSRPRRAPAAFFDKIERFIE
- a CDS encoding pseudouridine synthase, which produces MPKERLDKVLGNFGLGSRSDVKKEIYQGNVKVNGIVVKDPGFKITINDVVVFYDETLIRKDFYYFMMNKAPDCITATEDPREKTVMDYLSERHQNMNLFPVGRLDKETEGLLLFTTDGTLAHYYTSPKHLVEKEYFAEISEPVTKEDILSFETGIELDDGYKTIPARLAIPDETKPRIVTVWLKEGKYRQIRRMFQSLGKEVLYLKRVKMGNLKLDPSIPIGSYRELTEEEETLLKQKIPIIQ